One genomic segment of Dysosmobacter sp. Marseille-Q4140 includes these proteins:
- a CDS encoding InlB B-repeat-containing protein, which translates to MNAYQTKVIRLTPDGSGGQKGQNAWFFIRNDGTIPYENGTTGYLAAQYSPEHPSSGTGAGMLTGTIASASEVHVDFNSSHVGSYTAAELKNTFSAVSSHILSAPTDEQIKAVVSGYDPAEQEVLWYVVKNHDGGNQGGCPNWHVDGVIINKDAEYVSLDYNKNTDATVGNMPASATTEKGNQLTVGGVPTWEGHDFLGWNTRADGQGTWYYPNGKITMTESVTLYAIWKDARPSLTITKTVTNATNVSRTFTFEIANSDRSVVKTTSVTIEGNGSKSVNVYGLTPGTYTVTETNSQSAESVTYDPADQTVTVTADATATMTVTNDYTVPQPHLLITKTGPDSVLAGDEITYQITVANNGTANATDEATVTDDLAAAELTYVSATATDSVGTVSVSNGVITWVIPADALEKNESAILTVKATVPAGYTGTSVTNTATITSEDPNTGKAEKTTAVTPLGDLVIEKTFTGLASSEAPTGFAATFSVKDANGTEKANVAFGEFTYDAVSGKYSYTVEDLPQGTGYTVTETVTSGTSIAGEVEGTKGNYVLGTVTYTYPGDGTSAAVGAEPVTVQVTNPYTWTPNTQITVSYAWTADSALWPEAAGADPMNTITGGTYAVNGFTAGNLAAVPTISVPGYTITGWSTAQDGTTMTAEQLVAAVNDVKGGHSITLYAKLSYDKPAYQVRYALYAYVDGASEATLVNTGDYTSGVETDTAPNNAFVFTNAAASVAYDGTSYDKASTDGLTNDQLQELYARDVTDDGGTWGDKNDPPKFTVKLYATTYTVGSLTITKTIYLPLSETAAWNALKDTLTFTVTAALDSDEAFTPVTVSLKDFEEDVYSYFTYTYTLENLEPGTYTVTENGADILSAYGYTWNAEDSVNSDVAVVTASGTPAVAALKNVYDSREFTVIFDATLYGNVHNRNNTLIADGSSFRYEWYVPLMVNSVNTYSADPGWQGALANGTFNNSQASQISYTFSIDDYKEFLNHNNFPIKISQPNVTADQGYTFTGSFTTTGTDTGVKFVDLETTMAALLESGQDQITYYANYTANGTQPNPDPIEPGPNPDPIEPGPSDPGTDIPDDNTPTTDLPEEETPTTELPEEETPTTELPEEEVPMAEVPATGDTAGLWALAAGVSGLALVWLALSGKKRREENA; encoded by the coding sequence GTGAACGCTTATCAGACAAAAGTGATTCGATTGACACCTGATGGCTCCGGCGGCCAGAAAGGCCAGAATGCCTGGTTCTTTATCCGCAACGACGGCACCATCCCCTATGAGAACGGCACTACCGGATACCTGGCTGCCCAGTATTCTCCCGAGCATCCCAGCAGCGGGACGGGCGCGGGTATGCTGACGGGCACCATTGCAAGCGCCAGCGAGGTCCATGTGGACTTTAACTCCAGTCATGTGGGTTCTTATACCGCTGCGGAGCTGAAAAATACATTCAGTGCTGTCAGCAGTCACATTCTCTCCGCGCCGACGGATGAGCAGATCAAGGCGGTAGTTTCCGGCTATGATCCCGCTGAGCAGGAAGTGCTGTGGTATGTGGTCAAGAACCATGATGGCGGCAATCAGGGCGGCTGCCCCAACTGGCACGTGGACGGCGTGATCATTAACAAGGACGCCGAGTATGTTTCTCTGGATTACAATAAGAATACCGATGCAACTGTTGGCAACATGCCCGCATCTGCCACTACTGAAAAGGGCAACCAGCTTACGGTCGGCGGCGTTCCCACCTGGGAAGGCCACGATTTCCTGGGCTGGAACACCCGGGCGGACGGCCAGGGGACCTGGTATTATCCCAACGGGAAAATTACCATGACCGAAAGTGTTACCCTCTACGCTATTTGGAAAGATGCACGGCCTTCTTTGACGATTACCAAGACGGTGACCAACGCGACGAACGTGTCCCGTACCTTCACGTTCGAGATCGCAAACTCTGATCGCTCGGTTGTAAAGACCACTTCTGTTACTATAGAGGGCAACGGCAGTAAGTCTGTGAATGTTTACGGCCTGACTCCCGGCACCTACACGGTGACTGAGACCAATTCTCAGAGTGCGGAGTCTGTCACCTATGATCCTGCGGATCAGACTGTGACCGTCACGGCTGACGCAACGGCGACGATGACCGTTACCAACGATTATACTGTGCCTCAGCCCCATCTGCTGATCACCAAGACCGGCCCGGACTCTGTGCTGGCCGGAGACGAGATCACCTATCAGATCACCGTGGCCAACAATGGCACGGCCAATGCGACGGATGAGGCTACTGTTACGGATGACCTGGCCGCTGCCGAGCTGACCTATGTCAGCGCAACTGCGACCGATTCTGTCGGCACGGTTTCTGTATCCAACGGCGTGATTACCTGGGTGATCCCTGCGGATGCGCTGGAAAAGAATGAAAGCGCGATCCTGACTGTGAAGGCCACTGTACCCGCTGGTTACACGGGTACCAGCGTTACCAACACCGCGACCATCACCAGTGAGGACCCCAACACCGGAAAGGCAGAAAAGACCACCGCGGTCACTCCTCTGGGCGATCTGGTGATCGAAAAGACTTTCACCGGCCTTGCCTCCTCCGAGGCTCCCACCGGCTTCGCTGCCACGTTCAGCGTGAAAGACGCTAACGGCACTGAAAAGGCCAATGTTGCGTTCGGCGAGTTTACCTATGATGCGGTTTCCGGCAAGTACAGCTATACCGTGGAGGATCTGCCCCAGGGCACGGGCTACACCGTGACCGAGACCGTCACCAGCGGCACCTCCATTGCCGGCGAGGTCGAGGGGACCAAGGGCAACTATGTCCTGGGCACTGTGACCTATACCTATCCCGGCGATGGGACCTCCGCAGCCGTGGGCGCCGAGCCCGTCACCGTGCAGGTGACGAACCCCTATACCTGGACTCCCAACACCCAGATCACCGTGAGCTATGCCTGGACTGCTGACAGTGCTCTCTGGCCGGAGGCGGCGGGAGCCGATCCCATGAATACCATCACCGGCGGAACCTATGCTGTGAATGGCTTCACTGCTGGCAATCTGGCTGCGGTTCCCACCATCAGCGTTCCCGGCTACACCATCACCGGCTGGTCCACCGCGCAGGACGGCACCACCATGACGGCTGAGCAGCTGGTGGCTGCGGTGAATGATGTCAAGGGCGGCCACTCCATCACCCTGTATGCCAAGCTGTCCTATGACAAGCCTGCCTATCAGGTGCGCTATGCGCTCTATGCTTACGTGGACGGCGCCTCTGAGGCGACTCTGGTGAATACTGGTGACTATACCTCCGGTGTTGAGACCGATACGGCTCCCAACAATGCGTTTGTGTTCACTAATGCGGCGGCTTCCGTTGCCTATGACGGCACCAGCTATGACAAGGCCTCCACGGATGGATTGACCAACGATCAGCTGCAGGAGCTGTATGCTCGCGATGTGACCGATGACGGCGGCACCTGGGGCGACAAGAACGATCCCCCCAAGTTCACTGTGAAGCTGTACGCCACCACCTACACCGTCGGCAGCCTGACCATCACCAAGACCATTTACCTGCCGCTCAGCGAGACTGCCGCTTGGAACGCTCTGAAGGATACGCTCACGTTTACTGTGACGGCTGCGCTGGATTCCGATGAGGCCTTCACGCCCGTGACCGTCAGCCTGAAGGATTTCGAGGAGGACGTGTACTCCTATTTCACTTACACCTACACGCTGGAGAACCTGGAGCCCGGCACCTACACCGTGACGGAGAACGGCGCCGATATCCTGAGCGCCTATGGCTATACCTGGAATGCTGAGGACAGCGTCAACTCTGACGTGGCGGTGGTCACTGCCAGCGGAACGCCCGCTGTTGCCGCACTGAAGAACGTCTACGACAGCCGCGAGTTCACCGTCATCTTCGACGCCACCCTCTACGGCAACGTGCACAACAGAAACAATACGCTGATCGCTGACGGCAGCAGCTTCCGGTATGAGTGGTATGTGCCTCTCATGGTGAATAGCGTCAACACCTACTCCGCCGATCCCGGCTGGCAGGGCGCCCTGGCCAACGGCACCTTCAACAACAGCCAGGCCAGCCAGATCAGCTACACCTTCAGCATTGACGATTACAAGGAGTTTTTGAACCACAACAACTTCCCCATCAAGATCAGCCAGCCCAATGTGACCGCCGATCAGGGTTACACCTTCACCGGCAGCTTCACCACCACCGGCACTGATACCGGCGTGAAGTTTGTGGATCTGGAGACCACCATGGCGGCGCTGCTGGAGAGCGGACAGGATCAGATCACCTACTACGCCAATTACACCGCCAACGGGACTCAGCCCAACCCCGATCCCATCGAGCCCGGCCCGAACCCCGATCCCATCGAGCCCGGTCCCTCTGATCCCGGCACCGACATCCCCGATGACAACACCCCCACCACCGACCTGCCCGAGGAGGAGACTCCCACCACCGAGCTGCCCGAGGAGGAAACTCCTACCACCGAGCTGCCCGAGGAGGAAGTTCCCATGGCTGAGGTCCCCGCCACCGGCGATACCGCCGGCCTGTGGGCCCTGGCTGCCGGCGTGTCCGGCCTGGCTCTAGTTTGGCTGGCTCTCAGCGGCAAGAAGCGCCGCGAGGAGAACGCCTGA
- a CDS encoding PilT/PilU family type 4a pilus ATPase, producing the protein MADVLEYLRRAVEDHASDLFIVAGGSVSEKVGGRLVSLSGEKVFPQETEALISAIYEMADRDMTEFRRTGDDDFSFAVPGLARFRVNAYRQRGSLAAVVRMVSFEIPDWKTLGIPEEVMSLADVGHGMVLVTGTAGSGKSTTQACIIDRINRIRQAHIITLEDPIEFLHRDRESIVSQREIAIDTADYLSALRSCLRQAPDVILLGEMRDHDTIRTAMTAAETGHLVIATLHTKGAVNTIDRIVDAFPPAQQAQIRVQLSMVLHTVVSQQLLPDKEGGRVPVFEIMHVNSAIRSMIRDSKSHQIDNAIASGAAEGMVNMDQSILALYKAGKITLETALAHADNPDQLRRRLG; encoded by the coding sequence ATGGCGGATGTACTGGAATATCTGCGCCGGGCGGTGGAGGACCACGCCTCGGACTTGTTTATCGTGGCCGGCGGCTCGGTGAGCGAGAAGGTGGGGGGGCGCCTGGTGTCCCTGAGCGGGGAGAAGGTGTTCCCCCAGGAGACAGAGGCGCTGATCTCTGCTATTTATGAGATGGCGGACCGGGACATGACAGAATTCCGCCGTACCGGCGATGACGACTTCTCCTTCGCGGTGCCGGGCCTGGCCCGGTTCCGGGTCAACGCCTACCGCCAGCGGGGTTCGCTGGCTGCGGTGGTGCGGATGGTGTCCTTTGAGATTCCGGACTGGAAGACCCTGGGCATTCCGGAGGAGGTCATGTCCCTGGCGGACGTGGGCCACGGCATGGTCCTGGTCACCGGTACTGCCGGCAGCGGCAAGTCCACCACCCAGGCCTGCATCATTGACCGGATCAACCGCATCCGCCAGGCCCACATCATCACGCTGGAAGATCCCATCGAGTTTCTGCACCGGGACCGGGAGAGCATCGTCAGCCAGCGGGAGATCGCCATTGACACGGCGGACTATCTCTCCGCCCTGCGCTCCTGCCTGCGGCAGGCGCCGGATGTGATCCTGCTGGGCGAGATGCGGGACCATGACACCATCCGCACCGCCATGACGGCGGCGGAGACGGGCCATCTGGTCATCGCCACCCTCCACACCAAGGGTGCGGTGAACACCATCGACCGCATCGTGGACGCCTTCCCCCCGGCCCAGCAGGCCCAGATCCGGGTCCAGCTGAGCATGGTGCTGCACACGGTGGTGTCCCAGCAGCTGCTGCCGGACAAGGAGGGGGGCCGGGTGCCCGTCTTTGAGATCATGCACGTCAACAGTGCCATCCGCAGCATGATCCGGGACAGCAAGAGTCATCAGATCGACAACGCCATCGCCTCCGGCGCCGCCGAGGGCATGGTGAACATGGACCAGTCCATTCTGGCGCTGTATAAGGCGGGGAAAATCACCCTGGAGACTGCCCTGGCCCACGCCGACAACCCGGACCAGCTGCGCCGCCGCCTGGGCTGA
- a CDS encoding DUF4860 domain-containing protein, which produces MRREKDHSLNGLLALLLFGIFAACVLSVLLMGADAYQRLTERDRESYESRTVAQYIATRVRQADRSGGISAGAFGGSDALELWETIDGEAYVTRVYCHDGWLRELFTDASGDFAPEDGEPVLEAESLSVSLSGAGLLTVEITSADGETQQVTLYLRSGKEAAP; this is translated from the coding sequence ATGAGACGAGAAAAGGATCATTCCCTGAACGGCCTGCTGGCGCTGCTGCTGTTCGGGATATTTGCCGCCTGCGTGCTGTCGGTGCTGTTGATGGGCGCGGACGCCTATCAGCGCCTGACGGAGCGGGACCGGGAGAGCTACGAAAGCCGCACCGTTGCCCAGTACATTGCCACCCGGGTCCGCCAGGCGGACCGCTCCGGCGGCATCAGCGCGGGCGCCTTCGGCGGCTCCGACGCCCTGGAGCTCTGGGAGACCATCGACGGTGAGGCCTACGTCACCCGGGTCTACTGCCACGACGGCTGGCTGCGGGAGCTGTTCACCGATGCGTCCGGGGACTTCGCCCCGGAGGACGGTGAGCCCGTCCTGGAGGCCGAGAGCCTTTCCGTCTCCCTGTCCGGCGCGGGCCTTCTGACCGTGGAGATCACCAGCGCCGACGGAGAGACGCAGCAGGTGACGCTGTATCTGCGCAGCGGGAAGGAGGCGGCGCCATGA
- a CDS encoding type II secretion system F family protein, whose protein sequence is MKNRCLSDMELSSLCGELSLLIHAGVGAADGLSLLAEEERGGAQRELLSSMAREADCGTPLSAVMRQTGRFPLYVVGLVEVGERSGHLEEALQALSRYYEGRDRLDRQVRSSLLYPAVLLLVMLVVIVVLLVRVLPVFRDVYASLGGQMTGVAGGLLALGQALDAAMPVLCAVLALMVLGLGAFAASTSFRALVLAWWHRRRGDKGVSRQMGVARFAQALAMGLRSGLPLEESLELSETLLGDVPAAVRRCRDCQSRLAQGAGLAAALRDSQALPVAACRLLALGLRSGTGDTVMEEIARRLTLESQEALEAKVARVEPALVLVTSVMVGVILLSVMLPLMHIMTAIG, encoded by the coding sequence ATGAAAAACCGTTGCTTGTCTGATATGGAACTGTCCTCGCTGTGCGGGGAACTGTCACTGCTGATTCACGCCGGTGTGGGCGCCGCGGACGGACTGTCCCTGCTGGCGGAGGAAGAGCGCGGAGGCGCGCAGAGAGAACTGCTCTCCTCCATGGCCCGGGAGGCGGACTGCGGTACGCCTTTGTCTGCCGTTATGAGGCAGACGGGCCGCTTTCCCCTCTACGTGGTGGGCCTGGTGGAGGTGGGCGAGCGCAGCGGCCATTTGGAGGAGGCCCTCCAGGCCCTGTCCCGGTACTATGAGGGGCGGGACCGGCTGGACCGGCAGGTCCGCTCGTCGCTGCTGTACCCGGCGGTGCTGCTGCTGGTGATGCTGGTGGTGATCGTGGTGCTGCTGGTGCGGGTGCTGCCGGTGTTCCGGGACGTGTACGCCTCCCTGGGCGGCCAGATGACCGGTGTGGCTGGAGGCCTGCTGGCCCTGGGCCAGGCGCTGGACGCCGCCATGCCGGTGCTGTGCGCGGTGCTGGCCCTGATGGTCCTCGGCCTGGGGGCCTTTGCTGCCAGCACGTCCTTCCGGGCCTTGGTCCTGGCCTGGTGGCACCGCCGCCGGGGAGACAAGGGCGTGTCCCGGCAGATGGGCGTCGCCCGGTTTGCCCAGGCGCTGGCCATGGGCCTGCGCAGCGGCCTGCCTCTGGAGGAGTCCCTGGAGCTGTCGGAGACACTGTTGGGCGACGTGCCCGCCGCGGTGCGCCGCTGCCGTGACTGCCAGTCCCGGCTGGCCCAGGGGGCCGGCCTGGCCGCGGCGCTGCGGGATTCCCAGGCCCTGCCCGTGGCCGCCTGCCGCCTGCTGGCCCTAGGCCTTCGCAGCGGCACCGGCGATACGGTGATGGAGGAAATCGCCCGCCGTCTGACCCTGGAGAGCCAGGAGGCCCTGGAGGCCAAGGTGGCCCGGGTGGAGCCCGCCCTGGTGCTGGTGACGTCGGTGATGGTGGGGGTCATTTTGCTGTCGGTGATGCTGCCGCTCATGCACATCATGACGGCCATCGGGTGA